A window of Acidimicrobiales bacterium contains these coding sequences:
- a CDS encoding aminodeoxychorismate/anthranilate synthase component II, whose translation MGANVVVIDNYDSFVYNLVQYLGELGAQPTVFRNDEITVGALAERQPDGILISPGPGTPDDAGISNAVIEQLGATIPILGVCLGHQCIGQVFGGRIVRAPTVMHGKTSWVNHGGQGVFAGLSNPFEATRYHSLVIDPASVPDVLEVTATTEDGVIMGVRHRQLPIEGVQFHPESILTTVGHDLMRTWLAALLSFDPA comes from the coding sequence ATGGGCGCCAACGTCGTCGTCATCGACAACTACGACAGCTTCGTCTACAACCTCGTCCAGTACCTCGGTGAGCTCGGTGCGCAGCCGACGGTCTTCCGCAACGACGAGATCACCGTCGGCGCGCTGGCGGAGCGCCAGCCCGACGGCATCCTGATCTCGCCCGGGCCCGGCACGCCCGACGACGCCGGCATCTCCAACGCGGTGATCGAGCAACTCGGCGCCACGATCCCGATCCTCGGCGTGTGCCTCGGCCACCAGTGCATCGGCCAGGTGTTCGGCGGGCGCATCGTGCGCGCCCCTACGGTCATGCACGGCAAGACCAGCTGGGTGAACCACGGCGGCCAAGGCGTGTTCGCCGGCCTGTCCAACCCGTTCGAAGCGACCCGCTACCACTCCCTCGTCATCGACCCGGCGTCGGTCCCCGACGTGCTCGAGGTGACGGCGACGACGGAGGACGGCGTCATCATGGGTGTGCGCCACCGCCAGCTGCCGATCGAGGGCGTGCAGTTCCACCCCGAGTCGATCCTCACCACCGTCGGCCACGACCTCATGCGGACGTGGCTGGCGGCGCTACTCAGCTTCGATCCTGCTTAG